A genomic window from Dehalococcoidia bacterium includes:
- the msrB gene encoding peptide-methionine (R)-S-oxide reductase, which produces MSEDRVIKSDAEWKRILPADVYRVTRRNGTEPAFSGKYHDFKGKGIYSCANCGNELFSSKTKYDSGTGWPSYYAPVSEKSVKAEVDASGGMARTAVLCRKCDAHLGHVFDDGPAPTGLRYCMNSIALNFIPHGVIKTPR; this is translated from the coding sequence ATGAGCGAAGACAGAGTGATAAAAAGCGACGCCGAGTGGAAGCGTATTCTTCCCGCTGATGTGTACCGTGTGACGCGCCGTAACGGCACCGAGCCGGCTTTCAGCGGCAAGTATCACGATTTCAAGGGAAAGGGGATATACTCCTGCGCCAACTGCGGCAATGAGCTTTTCAGTTCCAAAACTAAATATGATTCGGGCACTGGCTGGCCCAGCTATTATGCGCCTGTATCGGAAAAGAGTGTGAAGGCAGAAGTTGATGCCAGCGGAGGTATGGCGCGCACGGCGGTGCTGTGCCGCAAATGTGATGCCCACCTGGGGCACGTTTTCGATGACGGCCCGGCGCCGACAGGCCTGCGCTACTGCATGAACTCGATAGCTCTGAACTTCATCCCGCATGGAGTGATTAAAACGCCCCGCTGA